In Mercenaria mercenaria strain notata chromosome 13, MADL_Memer_1, whole genome shotgun sequence, the DNA window acccaatatcgaactcgtccaagattttattgagggtaacatcctgaccaagtttcattaagattgggccaaaattgtgacctctagagtgttaacaagcttttcctttgatttgacctgatgacctagtttttgaccccagatgacccaatatcgaactcgtccaagattttattgagggtaacattctgaccaagtttcattaaaattgggtcaaaaatgtgacctctagagtgttaacagtcaaattgttgacgacggacggacggacggacggacggacggacgacggacgacgacggacgccggacacagggtgatcactaaagctcacctttgagcacttcgtgctcaggtgagctaaaaagtgaaatgAGCAATAGCAGCAATAGCAGTAGCTGCAGCAAgaacgtgaaattggcagtagcatgagtagcagtagcaaaaacgtgaaattggcagtagcagtagcagcggtAGCaatagcaaaaacgtgaaatgggcagtagcagcagtagctgtagcaaaaacatgaaattgtcagtagcagcaatagcagtagcaaaaacgcgaaattggcagtagcagtagcagcggtAGCaatagcaaaaacgtgaaattggcagtagcagcagtagcagtagctgtagCAAAATCGTGAAACTGGCAGAAGCAAAAGTaacagcagtagcaaaaacgtgaaatttgtCACTgttagaataatttgtatatctgatatatggataacgtaacacataagcacagatagtgattgactcccttttcattctatcattgctattattattgttaaattgctgttaataataggatcTGGGccatttatggacgatttgggATGATATAGTACTAGCTGGagcccagcatcacacattatgctatataaaatagttaaagggaaccagttttttttttatttatttttgttaaagaaaGTACCCGTTGTGAAATACCATGTACAAATTTGatccaatcagaaacaagttctataaatagcaccaatcaaagctcacttctgctaaggtataaaaatgtagatggatgacagagagatcattcggtatccagcgatagaagaagacacatcgaggattcaactaataatttatacTTGATAAGGCGGTTATTGCAACTAActtgtcagggcggataaattatctGAAGAAgggttgcagaatttcaacaaggtttggagctatagggccagcgcataggagttttatcttaagggtagttgaatgagcatcggaaagctgagacagagacccagagtttggtaatgtACTGatatagtaggagagttccagcttatagatgGTTTAGTGTTATAAatgaagtacagccaaggcatcggggttatacctatatggtagttgaatgctacatgtgatagcatataggcgctgagcatccaggagtcagggcaatcatatacagttgcaacttcaattaagaggacagaggccaaGCATCTATGCGATAGAACTCGTacgttgttgattcaaagacattgtctgacttGAACCTCAACTAAAAGACCAACTAAATATAGTTTCCAGCCTATAGAAGTTTGagttaattattattaattgaatatttttagtttgaaacatagtgatttgcctgatccctgaaattatttagctccgaatagaaatcatttacgaatcattggtacacgaatcatttaggcaaggtagccagaggaaaattctatatatgagatatttggtctcaccagctctacgttttaacaaaggacattctacaacgtttgtcagctagtctaagacgtAATCACCTTAGCGctaggacccatttcattgttcaagatactaaaggcgtaggcacttccctgggtcatataacacGTATCATGAcaggcagtagcagtagcagcggtTGCAATAGCAAAAATTGggaagtagtagcagtagctgtAGCTATAGCAAAAGCTTGAAATTTATCTTTCGTTCTACAGTGTTGGAAAGAAGTCGTTCTCTAGTTGTCATGTTTCCTTGCAAGTCTACAGCCATGACACATTTgtgtaaaaaattattttgaagtcAGATTAGTAGTTTCTGACGAAATTCCAACTACTATATGTATAGGGAACAACGATCAAGCTCTCTGGCGGCCACGTTTTTAACAACCTTGGTCGAGTCATTTTAAGGATCATTtgcgtgaaattattttaaaatgaaaaccaGGATTTAAGAAGATGTCGATTGAAgctttttgtatgttttgctCCGGAAATCACTTTTTACGAAACACTCTTTGTGAAGTGCCAACAGAGATATAGTTGTGTAAACAGTAAAATAAAACCTGGCAAGCAGTTTCTTACAAGAAGAAGTTTCAAGTTTTTACTTTTATCATATAAGAAAAAGATCACGTCCTGTTGCAGCTACGTTTTtaatgaatcagaataatttgaaaaccCTTGGTAGGATCATTTGTGCGAAATAATTTTAAACTAGaatatgcttttgtagaaaagctcatgtctcccGAAATGCATAGTATTAATAATAgtcaagaagtcaatagaggacaggAGCAAGagtcgaagagacactgatggttggctgcaattggGGTCATGCACTCcccatgtccaatcatcccaagaagtttcaacattctgggcctagtggttctcaagttatggattggaaatggtCTTACTTGTTCtagcccctgtggccttgacctttgattaagtgaccctaaaatcattaggggtcatctactctgcatgtccaatcgaCTTATGACGTTCGAAGGTTctggatcaaatggttctcaagttattgatcagaaacagttctccaatttctggcccctgtaaacttgaactttgatcaagctgtgatttgaacaagcttggtagatagtcacccaaggaacacttTGGTAAGATACTTGTATAGACAATGCTTACTTCATTTActagaaatgtattttttatttctattccgTTTTTCATACACGGCTTCTGCAAACATGAAACATACAACCaagaacatacatgtacaaaatgtataaatactACAGAAATACTTAATTAAACCCTAGTAAAATTAGCATATAACACATTATGGTTGAGCAAAGATGGTCAACTTGACCTAATCAATAAAAGTGACTTTTATCCACCCTAAAAAGCGTATACTAACACAAATACCTCTCTCTGAATGAATGAATAACTAAAAGTAATATCTGTAAAACGTTCAATTTTGAGGCCTGAAAAAAAAGCCAGTTATAAAAGTAAGTTTTTGTCTAAGACCCAGGCTGTGGACGGTTTATCAAGGAACACGGACAGACCACGATGCATTCTGACAAGGTAACTTCCGGGCTAGTGGGTACCATTCCACAAACACCAGTTAGTATGATCATGTCATGCAGTCTTTTGTTCTTGACCATCTAAACTGTACGAGACGATTGTACGAATAATATGGTTTAGCTAGTTACTTCAATAACTACGCAGTTAACATTTCAAAAGATACTTGCAGTTTCACATACATTAAAAGTATCAACAATTGACGCTACTTTTCAAAAGAACTGTTTGTAATAGTTAAAACTTCCTTATTTTCATAACCGATGACGTGTACTTCTTCTAATTCACGCTGCATGATTTCCTCCTTCCAAACGTTACTTACGTCATTAAGTGTCAATAGTTCTAATGGTTTCCTTATGAACAAATGTTACTCTTTTCAAAGCACTTGGCAATAAGATTTCTTGTAATAAAAGACAGGTTAACAGTGAATACTGAGATGTCACATTTTCATTCTGATTTTCACAGTGAATGTCTCGCTGATAGTGATCACGTACAATTAGCCTCTGCTAAAGCAGAAAATGGTCATTACAATTATCATGTTCGTGTAATCTACTACTATGTTATctacattattattatcattatcattatttattttatttatttatttatttatttattacaattattattcatatttaaaACTGCACGATACGACTCCAGATTTACattaacaaaatcaaaatatagaCAATACTTTCATTCTAAAGTGATTACAATAGGAAGAAATTGCAATGTGATTCTGTACGTATTATGAtgcttttaaaagtaaaaacactCGTagacaataaaatatgtaaaacctCTCAAACGATTTAGTCAtactattgaaattaaatatatgaaatagaagCAATTTAGATGTAATTTATGCTCATTAAAATATCTATGTACACAATATCGATTTATCGATATCAAGCAACAACTGCTGTTTTTATTAATCAAACCACCCATTTAAATTGTTCAATCAGATAACAGATACATCTTGCAAATCTTTCGAGGATTTTTACTGTCTTGTCGTAACATATTGAAGTGTTTGCTATCAGATATTATGTCATAAAACGTAAGTTTCCGAAATTAGATTAGTCAATATCATTATTCACAAAAGTGTTGCAGTCCAACGTTTCTTCAGGAAGGTTGTTAATATTCAAAGAAGGACGCAAAAAGTTTATTAAATCTCTAGTTTGCTGAATTCCTTGACTAAAAGAGAATGGCTGAAAACCCCTGTTATAGCTTGAAGATGAATTTGTATCTAAAGATAGTAAACCACTCCCAAACAGCTGATCTTCAGAAATATTGTCATCTGGAGAGTATACTTCATTTTCATCGATAGTTCTGTTTTCATTAACGTTCACTCTTTCATTATGAACTTTGAACTTCGTATTAATTTTAAACTGAGCAGTTTTCACAGGTTCGAAACGTCTACTTGTCATGTTTGCATCACTACTTAAGAGAGCTGTCTTTTCCAACGAATACCTGCTTTCCAAATTGCAATGCGAGCCTCTGGACAAGGCATTTTCCGCAGACATGTTATCAACTGAAATATTCATCGCTGGTTTTAAGTAAGCTGTCGACAGCTTTTCATTTGCGGCGATATTAGAAGCAGAAGGTTCTTTGAATgatctgaaaatatgaaaaattccTGTCATTCCATTTGAATATCAAGATAActaaacaaaattcaaatattGCTGAGCATATTTACATTATGTACTAGATGTATCTAactttcaaataagtcctatgaTAAAGAAGACGGATTCTAAAACCTACTCGTTTTACAATGTACTGCCAAATTAAAGATCTGCGTATTTTAAGATAgcgtattttaaattttgtattatggTCATCCGCTTTGGATCTCATAAGTTTAGTCTTGACTGTACAAAActatatcttgtttgaaataaacatgaacagtGTACAAGACCAACGTAATGAATAACATAAAATACCTATAACACTTCTCTGTTTGATTCTTCGAAGGTTTATCAGTTGTCTCTTGTTTTGTACCGGTCTCCTTAACTCGGTTGCGTTTTCCTAACTGAACAGTTTTACATCCAACGATGTTGACAACTTTCTGTATAACTCTTCTTTTCACTGGGAAATCCATGTCGCTATCACTGTCACTAGTATAGTCGGACTCATCGGTACTGTTTTCGAAATCTAAAATGTAGTCAACATTGCAAATAACATAATAACTGAAGATATTACACTGATTGTAATATACAGTCAAGTGTATATACACCATACTCACTGCATAataaaaaatgcaacatttaacCTTATTTTCAGCTGAAACTTAGAAAAGCAGCAAAACTAGcatgtaaagtaatatacattataattattgCCGATAACATTCTGTAGAAATGCTAGGTTATGCATATTTAGCACTTAAGTCACTGAAAAGTAAATAGCTGAAATAATTTGACACTTACCGTTTGCATAGTTTCTAGCATGGTCAGTCTGTGAGCGTGTATCTACCTCTACGTCATCATCTGCCGAAAGATTTGTCTTGGTAATAAGATTCCCTGACACTTGAGAAACTACGCTTAATTGTGAGGTAGGTGGAGTATCGTTTCTCTGGTCCAGAAGGAAATTACCAGGCTCACTTTGAAGAGCATCTCGGCTTATATGTAGACTCTGGTAAGGATCGTACTGACTAATTCCGCGAACATCCGTAGCTGTTGAATTGACAGGCACTTGCGATTGTCTCATGTCCATTTGTACTGGAACGCCTACTGACTGCCATGTATGCATCGCCGAAGTTTGGTAGTTTGGTACATGTCCAGGCGGCTGATTAGCAAAACAACCCTCATTTGGCAGTCCAGCTGATTGGTAAATATACCCGGGCTGATGAGCAGGAACATTAGGTGACAAAGGTTGATAGAACTGCTGCCCGCCAACTGGAGGTTGTCTAAATTGTTGATCCGTATATGGGCTGTACGGGGGAGGCATGTTATACGACAGACAAGCATCTGCTTGGTTTCTAGGTTCATATCTCGACGGAGTGTTCAAGTCCGAACTTCGACCTTGCTGGGCAAATCCGCTTCCTTGTGAAGTAGTTTCACGTGCAAGTAGTTGTCTAGCATCACGATATGCAGTATTCTGATTGCCAGAAGGAAAACTTGGCTGCGTGTCAATTCGAATTGTTGTCGACTCATTTTGGTGCGATGGAAAGGCTGGTGAACCTTGTATAAGCGACATCGCATCGTTTGAAGGATGAGAATTTAATTGAGCAGTCTGTCGTTTTGGTAACTGCGGAATTCTAAAAGTAGGCGATTCATATGGTTTATTAAAAGGCGGCCCGAGAGGTGGCATTTCTGGGGAACTTCCAAACACGTGTTCATAAGTCCGAGAAGTATTGCCTTCCACCTCTCTCTGCTTACGCTGCATTATCGCAGTCTGCATCATACCTTTTATCTGATTCAGTGTATGTGATGAAGAGCGGTCAAACCAGTCTATACCGTTAACTGTAAGTAAACCTAATGGTGTTTTGTAGTCCCGTGACTTACGAGGTTCTGTGTGTACTGGTTTCAGCACCCACTGTCTCCGACTAGTAGTTCTTCCAGATTGAAATTCAGGATCATTATATCCTAATCTTGACAAACCGATAGCTTCTTCTATGAATAAATGGAGTTCAGGCGAATTAAAATTACTTGAGAGATAAATTAAGACAACACTGCATCTGTCAATAACATCTTCAACAACCATTATCTTAGATTGGGCAAATTCTTCGCTATCAAataattcaattttcaaatcttcGTCAAGACTCGACTTCACAATACTATGCAGTTGATTCCTAAAAGATATTACGTTACTGTagtcatttttatcataaactatcACGGCATCAAAATACTTAATGATATGCTCTTTAGAAACCTGGGTATGGACGAGATtttttataaattcatgtatGTGTTCGGAACACTTTCCATGTGTCCCTCGTCTGTTTTCAGCTTTGCCTTTATCTTTTTGACAATCGACATGTTCATTCTCAAGCTTCGTCAACTTTTCTTCTTTTAATAGTGCGTTTTTCGGTCTTCTTTTAGGCAATGCACATGCGCGAGCGTCCATTGTAAGATCATCGGCTGATAAAGATCCCCATGAATCAATCCTTTCTCCACCCGGATTAATTTTACCATCTGTTCCGGTTCCAATCTTTAATTCATCCACACTATCCGTCAAAGACATTGCTCGGGTATGGATTAAGTGGGATTCACCATTTGCGTCCGTCATTTCATGTTCAACATAACAATGGTCTGTATCTTTAAAAGTATatcctttaaagtttttaaggCCCTGAGTTTCTTTTGCAGCGGTCTGTTGTGCTTGTCCGTGTTCATGTTTATCTGGGGACTGTCCTCCCTTTCTGTCGCCTTCTTTTCCACTAAATTCTGCAGGAAAAATGTCTTGTTCCGTCTTACCTGTAGAAAACAAATTAGCAATTTTAGTTGTTTGTCAATGAATATCAAGAATTTTGTAACAATACTTTGTTTGGATTTTACGATCGTTTTGCAAAATTATTCCAGTTATATTTACAAGCAGAAAACCGACGAAAAATCCATTTTCCGGAAAAGGTCTAATTGACAtgatttgaatatttctttgttaatGTTTAGTTCTGACGGTTTTAAAGGTAGCTGATATGTACATTTACAACAGACTTGATAACCCGTTATGATATGCATTACACATCTACTATTGAAAAAGAGACCTCTGACCGTATGTTGACAAATGTTTATTTCAAACGCTGGATAACCTaaagataaaacaagagcaccgccttgcgggtgctgacgctcatctgattttttttgtgtaatagaaatattgtcctacccatgattttctaagtctaaaaagggccatcattcttgcaaaaagcaggatagagttatgtttcttgatgtacagtgtccacttatgatggtgaaaaactgttgcaagttttaaagcaatagctttgatagtttatgagaaaagttgacttaaacataatactcaaccaagaaaatgattttctaagtccaaaaggggcaataattattgcaaaaagcaggatggagttatgttgcttgctgtacagggtcagcttatgatggtgaacaagtgttgcaagtttcaaagcaatagctttgatagtttaagagaaaaagttgacctaaacataaaact includes these proteins:
- the LOC123529032 gene encoding uncharacterized protein LOC123529032 isoform X2 — protein: MTSYFCYAVVVPIQATSGSPDGKTEQDIFPAEFSGKEGDRKGGQSPDKHEHGQAQQTAAKETQGLKNFKGYTFKDTDHCYVEHEMTDANGESHLIHTRAMSLTDSVDELKIGTGTDGKINPGGERIDSWGSLSADDLTMDARACALPKRRPKNALLKEEKLTKLENEHVDCQKDKGKAENRRGTHGKCSEHIHEFIKNLVHTQVSKEHIIKYFDAVIVYDKNDYSNVISFRNQLHSIVKSSLDEDLKIELFDSEEFAQSKIMVVEDVIDRCSVVLIYLSSNFNSPELHLFIEEAIGLSRLGYNDPEFQSGRTTSRRQWVLKPVHTEPRKSRDYKTPLGLLTVNGIDWFDRSSSHTLNQIKGMMQTAIMQRKQREVEGNTSRTYEHVFGSSPEMPPLGPPFNKPYESPTFRIPQLPKRQTAQLNSHPSNDAMSLIQGSPAFPSHQNESTTIRIDTQPSFPSGNQNTAYRDARQLLARETTSQGSGFAQQGRSSDLNTPSRYEPRNQADACLSYNMPPPYSPYTDQQFRQPPVGGQQFYQPLSPNVPAHQPGYIYQSAGLPNEGCFANQPPGHVPNYQTSAMHTWQSVGVPVQMDMRQSQVPVNSTATDVRGISQYDPYQSLHISRDALQSEPGNFLLDQRNDTPPTSQLSVVSQVSGNLITKTNLSADDDVEVDTRSQTDHARNYANDFENSTDESDYTSDSDSDMDFPVKRRVIQKVVNIVGCKTVQLGKRNRVKETGTKQETTDKPSKNQTEKCYRSFKEPSASNIAANEKLSTAYLKPAMNISVDNMSAENALSRGSHCNLESRYSLEKTALLSSDANMTSRRFEPVKTAQFKINTKFKVHNERVNVNENRTIDENEVYSPDDNISEDQLFGSGLLSLDTNSSSSYNRGFQPFSFSQGIQQTRDLINFLRPSLNINNLPEETLDCNTFVNNDID
- the LOC123529032 gene encoding uncharacterized protein LOC123529032 isoform X1, yielding MKIIMYVESYGQSLLNLINMRGLYKTIQLYVDHKMTSYFCYAVVVPIQATSGSPDGKTEQDIFPAEFSGKEGDRKGGQSPDKHEHGQAQQTAAKETQGLKNFKGYTFKDTDHCYVEHEMTDANGESHLIHTRAMSLTDSVDELKIGTGTDGKINPGGERIDSWGSLSADDLTMDARACALPKRRPKNALLKEEKLTKLENEHVDCQKDKGKAENRRGTHGKCSEHIHEFIKNLVHTQVSKEHIIKYFDAVIVYDKNDYSNVISFRNQLHSIVKSSLDEDLKIELFDSEEFAQSKIMVVEDVIDRCSVVLIYLSSNFNSPELHLFIEEAIGLSRLGYNDPEFQSGRTTSRRQWVLKPVHTEPRKSRDYKTPLGLLTVNGIDWFDRSSSHTLNQIKGMMQTAIMQRKQREVEGNTSRTYEHVFGSSPEMPPLGPPFNKPYESPTFRIPQLPKRQTAQLNSHPSNDAMSLIQGSPAFPSHQNESTTIRIDTQPSFPSGNQNTAYRDARQLLARETTSQGSGFAQQGRSSDLNTPSRYEPRNQADACLSYNMPPPYSPYTDQQFRQPPVGGQQFYQPLSPNVPAHQPGYIYQSAGLPNEGCFANQPPGHVPNYQTSAMHTWQSVGVPVQMDMRQSQVPVNSTATDVRGISQYDPYQSLHISRDALQSEPGNFLLDQRNDTPPTSQLSVVSQVSGNLITKTNLSADDDVEVDTRSQTDHARNYANDFENSTDESDYTSDSDSDMDFPVKRRVIQKVVNIVGCKTVQLGKRNRVKETGTKQETTDKPSKNQTEKCYRSFKEPSASNIAANEKLSTAYLKPAMNISVDNMSAENALSRGSHCNLESRYSLEKTALLSSDANMTSRRFEPVKTAQFKINTKFKVHNERVNVNENRTIDENEVYSPDDNISEDQLFGSGLLSLDTNSSSSYNRGFQPFSFSQGIQQTRDLINFLRPSLNINNLPEETLDCNTFVNNDID